The Streptomyces sp. NBC_00440 genome contains a region encoding:
- a CDS encoding aminoglycoside phosphotransferase family protein, whose translation MTFEPPQRLVRALGETYGDAAATDWLGRIQTDMQGALDVRELTAERVQAPGGRSALIVLVRRTDGTHAVLKLAPPFARPDLERAALAHWNGWGAAQLLDDASPGDTALLLERLHPEVSLHSLPEAKALLEAAGTVRKLWVAPPDGHGFETVAERTARQAEAMRATAEPLVVPLVDAALTARDELLAPAPESVLLHGNFRQSKVLAGERNPWLAVGPDPVVGERAYDLARLVRDRVDDLVAAAVGPSTVRRRVNRLADSLEVEHARLHGWTLFRAVESGVRAVAAGRRQDGELLLEFAGWL comes from the coding sequence ATGACTTTCGAACCGCCGCAGCGGCTTGTCCGGGCGCTCGGCGAGACGTACGGGGACGCCGCCGCCACCGACTGGCTCGGCCGGATTCAGACTGATATGCAAGGGGCCCTCGACGTACGGGAGTTGACTGCCGAGCGGGTGCAGGCCCCGGGCGGCCGGAGCGCCCTGATCGTGCTGGTGCGCCGCACCGACGGGACCCATGCGGTACTGAAACTGGCTCCGCCCTTCGCCCGGCCCGATCTGGAGCGGGCCGCACTGGCGCACTGGAACGGCTGGGGCGCCGCGCAGCTGCTCGACGACGCTTCCCCGGGCGACACCGCTCTGCTGCTGGAGCGTCTGCACCCCGAGGTCTCGCTGCACTCGCTCCCGGAGGCCAAGGCTCTGCTGGAGGCCGCGGGCACGGTGCGCAAGCTCTGGGTGGCGCCGCCGGACGGGCACGGTTTCGAGACGGTGGCCGAGCGGACCGCCCGGCAGGCCGAGGCGATGCGCGCGACGGCCGAGCCGCTGGTCGTCCCGCTGGTCGACGCGGCACTCACGGCACGCGACGAACTGCTCGCTCCGGCTCCCGAGAGCGTGCTGCTGCACGGCAATTTCCGCCAGAGCAAGGTGCTCGCGGGCGAGCGCAACCCGTGGCTCGCGGTGGGCCCCGACCCGGTGGTCGGCGAGCGGGCGTACGACCTGGCCCGGCTGGTGCGCGACCGGGTCGACGACCTGGTCGCCGCCGCTGTCGGCCCCTCCACGGTGCGGCGCCGGGTGAACCGGCTGGCGGACTCACTGGAGGTCGAGCACGCGCGGCTGCACGGCTGGACACTGTTCCGGGCGGTGGAGTCGGGGGTGCGAGCGGTCGCGGCGGGACGCCGGCAGGACGGGGAGCTGCTGCTGGAGTTCGCGGGCTGGCTCTGA
- a CDS encoding ferritin-like domain-containing protein, which yields MSAREAAQAALAAEHAAVYGYGVVGGRVAPARRTEARQAYDAHRARRDALVRTVQDLGGKPVAASAAYALPFEVAGQDDAVRLAAVLEDRVADVYSDLVRAAQGPLRHEAALALREAAVRAARWRGDGSVAFPGLAERAAGAAGKGTTHA from the coding sequence ATGAGCGCACGCGAAGCGGCGCAGGCCGCACTGGCCGCCGAGCACGCGGCCGTGTACGGGTACGGCGTCGTCGGCGGCCGGGTCGCTCCGGCGCGCAGGACCGAGGCGCGCCAGGCGTACGACGCCCACCGCGCCCGGCGCGACGCGCTGGTCAGGACCGTGCAGGACCTGGGCGGGAAGCCGGTTGCGGCGTCGGCGGCCTACGCGCTGCCCTTCGAGGTGGCGGGGCAGGACGACGCGGTCCGGCTCGCCGCCGTTCTGGAGGACCGGGTGGCCGATGTCTACTCCGACCTGGTGCGGGCCGCACAGGGGCCGCTGCGGCACGAGGCGGCGCTGGCCCTGCGGGAGGCCGCCGTGCGGGCTGCACGGTGGCGCGGCGACGGCAGCGTAGCCTTTCCGGGGCTCGCCGAGCGGGCCGCAGGGGCTGCCGGAAAGGGAACCACGCACGCATGA
- the rimP gene encoding ribosome maturation factor RimP, which yields MSTTQSERLRGLLEPLVAAKDLDLEEIEVSRAGRRGVLRITVDSDDGVELDTCAELSRAISEKLDESDVMGDGEYVLEVSSPGADRPLTEHRHYVRATGRLAKLTLTGGDEVVARILAVDADGLDLEVPGVKGRKPTARRVDFAEIAKARVELEFNRKDKKEEEA from the coding sequence ATGAGCACCACCCAGAGCGAGAGGCTGCGCGGGCTGCTGGAACCGCTCGTCGCCGCCAAGGACCTGGATCTGGAAGAGATCGAAGTCTCCCGGGCAGGCCGGCGTGGCGTACTGAGGATCACCGTGGACTCCGACGACGGCGTCGAGCTCGACACCTGCGCCGAGCTGAGCCGTGCCATCTCCGAGAAGCTCGACGAGAGCGACGTGATGGGCGACGGCGAGTACGTACTCGAAGTCAGCTCGCCGGGCGCCGACCGTCCGCTGACGGAGCACCGCCACTACGTACGGGCCACCGGCCGCCTGGCCAAGCTGACGCTGACCGGGGGCGACGAGGTGGTCGCGCGCATCCTCGCGGTGGACGCCGACGGCCTCGACCTCGAAGTGCCGGGCGTGAAGGGGCGCAAGCCGACCGCCCGCCGGGTGGACTTCGCGGAGATCGCCAAGGCACGTGTGGAGCTGGAATTCAACCGCAAGGACAAGAAGGAAGAGGAGGCGTAG
- the nusA gene encoding transcription termination factor NusA produces the protein MDIDVKLLKGLAKEKEISFDLLVEAIESALLIAYHRTEGSRRLARVRLDHDNGHVTVWAKEDPADLEEGQEAREFDDTPSDFGRIAATTAKQVILQRLRDAEDDLTFGEYAGREGDVVAGVVQQGKDPRNVLVDIGKLEAILPVQEQVPGETYSHGLRLRTYVVRVAKGVRGPSVTLSRTHPNLVKKLFALEVPEIADGSVVIEAIAREAGHRSKIAVRSTRSGLNPKGACIGPMGSRVRNVMAELLGEKIDIVDWSDDPAEMVASALSPARVSKVEIVDLAARSARVTVPDYQLSLAIGKEGQNARLAARLTGWRIDIRPDTEPDGGPSDSRDGEA, from the coding sequence ATGGACATCGACGTAAAGCTTCTGAAGGGCTTGGCGAAGGAGAAGGAGATTTCCTTCGACCTGCTGGTCGAGGCGATCGAGTCGGCCCTCCTCATCGCCTACCACCGCACGGAGGGAAGCCGCCGCCTCGCCCGCGTGCGCCTCGACCACGACAACGGTCATGTGACGGTCTGGGCGAAAGAGGACCCGGCCGACCTCGAAGAGGGCCAGGAGGCCCGGGAGTTCGACGACACCCCGTCCGACTTCGGCCGGATCGCCGCGACCACGGCCAAGCAGGTCATCCTGCAGCGGCTGCGGGACGCGGAGGACGATCTGACCTTCGGCGAGTACGCCGGGCGCGAGGGCGATGTCGTCGCCGGGGTCGTCCAGCAGGGCAAGGACCCGCGGAACGTGCTGGTCGACATCGGCAAGCTGGAAGCGATCCTGCCGGTGCAGGAGCAGGTGCCCGGGGAGACCTACTCGCACGGGCTGCGGCTGCGTACATACGTGGTCCGGGTGGCCAAGGGCGTCCGCGGCCCGTCGGTGACCCTCTCCCGTACCCACCCCAACCTGGTGAAGAAGCTCTTCGCGCTGGAGGTCCCGGAGATCGCGGACGGCTCGGTCGTCATCGAGGCCATCGCCCGCGAGGCCGGTCACCGGAGCAAGATCGCCGTACGGTCGACCCGGTCGGGGCTCAACCCGAAGGGCGCCTGCATCGGCCCGATGGGCAGCCGCGTCCGCAACGTCATGGCCGAGCTGCTCGGCGAGAAGATCGACATCGTGGACTGGTCGGACGATCCGGCCGAGATGGTCGCCAGCGCGCTCTCGCCGGCCCGGGTCAGCAAGGTCGAGATCGTCGACCTCGCCGCCCGCTCGGCGCGGGTCACGGTCCCGGACTACCAGCTCTCGCTGGCCATCGGCAAGGAGGGGCAGAACGCCCGCCTCGCCGCCCGGCTGACCGGCTGGCGCATCGACATCCGCCCGGACACCGAGCCGGATGGCGGTCCGTCCGACAGCCGGGACGGCGAGGCCTGA
- a CDS encoding YlxR family protein: MSGRTVDRACPERTCVGCRERTAKSELLRIVVVEGKCAPDPRGTLPGRGAYLHPASVCLDLAVRRRAFSRAFKVRGPLDSAELNQYVGQAAP, encoded by the coding sequence GTGTCTGGCCGGACAGTCGACCGAGCGTGCCCTGAGCGAACCTGCGTGGGATGCCGGGAGCGGACGGCCAAGAGCGAACTGCTGCGCATCGTCGTGGTTGAGGGCAAATGCGCCCCTGATCCGCGCGGTACGCTGCCCGGCCGGGGTGCGTATCTGCACCCCGCCTCGGTCTGCCTCGACCTGGCGGTCCGCCGGCGGGCGTTCTCCAGGGCCTTCAAGGTCAGGGGTCCGCTCGACAGCGCGGAACTGAACCAGTATGTCGGGCAGGCAGCACCGTAA
- the infB gene encoding translation initiation factor IF-2: MAKVRVYELAKEFGVESKVVMAKLQELGEFVRSASSTIEAPVVRKLTDALQGPGGNAGKSAAKPGAPRKAAPSPAPRAGSTPAAPSPAAAARPAAPKPGAPAPKPAAAEAPQSSAPSTPSAPAPAGPRPGPKPAAKPAPAAPVPAAEFSAPAPAQPTAPQTPRPSGATPGPRPTNARPAPAGGQRDGGRGGERPARPAGQGAPRPGGNRPSGPRPGNNPFTSGGSTGMARPQAPRPGGAPRPGGGQDRPGGPRPQGGLGGAPRPQGQGQGGARPSPGGMPRPQGGAPRPGGAPGGNRPNPGMMPQRPAASPRPGGGPGGGGRGPGGGAGRPGGGARPGGGGFAGRPAGPGGGGRPGGGGGFGGRPGGGAPGGGFGGRPGFAGRPGGPGGRGGTQGAFGRPGGPARRGRKSKRQRRQEYEAMQAPSVGGVMLPRGNGQAVRLSRGASLTDFAEKINANPASLVAVMMNLGEMVTATQSVSDETLKLLADEMNYVLEIVSPEEEDRELLESFDIEFGEDEGGEEALVSRPPVVTVMGHVDHGKTRLLDAIRKTNVIAGEAGGITQHIGAYQVSSEVNGEDRRITFIDTPGHEAFTAMRARGAKSTDIAILVVAANDGVMPQTIEALNHVKAAGVPIVVAVNKIDVEGADPTKVRGQLTEFGLVAEEYGGDTMFVDISAKQGLHIDSLLEAVVLTADASLDLRANPEQDAQGIAIESHLDKGRGAVSTVLVQRGTLRIGDTMVVGDAYGRVRAMLDDNGNNLEEAGPSTPVLVLGLTNVPGAGDNFLVVDEDRTARQIAEKRAARERNANFARKGVRFSLENLDEALKAGLVQELNLIIKGDASGSVEALESSLLQLDVGEEVDIRILHRGVGAVTESDIDLATGSDAIVIGFNVRAAGRAAQMAEREGVDVRYYSVIYQAIEEIEAALKGMLKPEYEEVELGTAEIREIFRSSKLGNIAGVLVRSGEVKRNTKARLLRDGKVIAENLNISGLRRFKDDVTEIREGFEGGINLGNFNDIKIDDVIATYEMREKPRG, translated from the coding sequence GTGGCTAAGGTCCGGGTATACGAACTCGCCAAGGAGTTCGGAGTTGAGAGCAAGGTCGTCATGGCCAAGCTCCAAGAACTCGGTGAATTCGTACGTTCGGCGTCCTCGACGATCGAGGCGCCGGTTGTACGCAAGTTGACTGACGCTTTGCAGGGGCCCGGCGGCAACGCCGGCAAGTCCGCTGCCAAGCCCGGCGCGCCCCGCAAGGCCGCGCCCTCTCCCGCACCCCGTGCGGGTTCCACGCCCGCGGCGCCGTCCCCGGCCGCCGCGGCCCGTCCTGCTGCCCCGAAGCCCGGTGCCCCGGCCCCCAAGCCGGCCGCCGCCGAGGCTCCGCAGAGCAGCGCCCCCAGCACCCCATCGGCGCCGGCTCCGGCCGGTCCGCGTCCGGGCCCCAAGCCCGCGGCCAAGCCCGCTCCGGCGGCTCCGGTCCCGGCAGCCGAGTTCTCGGCGCCCGCACCGGCCCAGCCGACGGCGCCGCAGACCCCGCGTCCCTCGGGTGCCACCCCCGGCCCCCGTCCCACGAACGCCCGTCCGGCCCCGGCCGGCGGTCAGCGTGACGGTGGCCGCGGTGGCGAGCGTCCGGCACGGCCGGCCGGTCAGGGCGCCCCGCGCCCCGGCGGCAACCGTCCGTCCGGTCCCCGTCCGGGCAACAACCCGTTCACCTCCGGTGGTTCCACCGGTATGGCCCGCCCGCAGGCACCCCGTCCCGGTGGCGCCCCGCGTCCCGGCGGCGGCCAGGACCGCCCCGGCGGCCCGCGCCCGCAGGGTGGTCTCGGTGGCGCTCCGCGTCCCCAGGGCCAGGGTCAGGGCGGCGCCCGTCCCAGCCCCGGTGGTATGCCCCGTCCGCAGGGCGGCGCCCCGCGGCCTGGCGGCGCCCCCGGCGGTAACCGTCCCAACCCCGGCATGATGCCGCAGCGTCCGGCTGCCAGCCCCCGTCCCGGTGGCGGTCCCGGCGGTGGCGGTCGTGGTCCCGGCGGCGGCGCAGGCCGTCCCGGCGGCGGCGCCCGTCCGGGCGGCGGCGGCTTCGCCGGTCGTCCGGCAGGTCCCGGCGGCGGCGGTCGTCCCGGCGGCGGCGGTGGCTTCGGCGGCCGTCCCGGCGGCGGTGCTCCCGGCGGTGGCTTCGGTGGACGTCCCGGTTTCGCGGGCCGTCCCGGCGGCCCCGGTGGCCGCGGTGGCACACAGGGTGCCTTCGGCCGTCCCGGCGGGCCCGCCCGCCGAGGCCGCAAGTCGAAGAGGCAGAGGCGCCAGGAGTACGAGGCCATGCAGGCCCCGTCGGTGGGCGGTGTCATGCTGCCCCGCGGCAACGGACAGGCCGTCCGGCTGTCGCGCGGTGCCTCCCTCACCGACTTCGCGGAGAAGATCAACGCCAACCCGGCGTCGCTCGTCGCCGTGATGATGAACCTCGGCGAGATGGTCACGGCCACGCAGTCCGTCTCCGACGAGACGCTGAAGCTCCTCGCGGACGAGATGAACTACGTCCTGGAGATCGTCAGCCCGGAGGAGGAGGACCGCGAGCTGCTCGAGTCCTTCGACATCGAGTTCGGCGAGGACGAGGGCGGCGAAGAGGCTCTCGTCTCGCGCCCGCCGGTCGTCACCGTCATGGGTCACGTCGACCACGGTAAGACCCGGCTGCTCGACGCGATCCGCAAGACGAACGTCATCGCGGGCGAGGCCGGCGGCATCACCCAGCACATCGGTGCCTACCAGGTCTCCTCCGAGGTCAACGGCGAGGACCGCCGTATCACCTTCATCGACACCCCGGGTCACGAGGCGTTCACCGCCATGCGTGCCCGTGGTGCGAAGTCGACCGACATCGCGATCCTCGTGGTGGCGGCCAACGACGGTGTGATGCCCCAGACGATCGAGGCGCTGAACCACGTCAAGGCGGCCGGTGTGCCGATCGTCGTCGCGGTCAACAAGATCGACGTCGAGGGTGCCGACCCGACCAAGGTGCGCGGTCAGCTCACCGAGTTCGGTCTGGTGGCCGAGGAGTACGGCGGCGACACGATGTTCGTCGACATCTCCGCCAAGCAGGGTCTCCACATCGATTCCCTCCTGGAGGCCGTCGTCCTCACCGCCGACGCCTCGCTCGACCTGCGGGCCAACCCGGAGCAGGACGCGCAGGGTATTGCGATCGAGTCCCACCTGGACAAGGGCCGCGGTGCTGTCTCGACCGTCCTGGTCCAGCGCGGCACGCTGCGCATCGGCGACACCATGGTCGTCGGCGACGCGTACGGCCGGGTCCGGGCGATGCTCGACGACAACGGCAACAACCTTGAGGAAGCGGGTCCCTCGACCCCCGTCCTCGTACTGGGTCTCACCAACGTCCCGGGTGCCGGCGACAACTTCCTGGTGGTCGACGAGGACCGTACGGCCCGTCAGATCGCCGAGAAGCGTGCCGCCCGTGAGCGCAACGCCAACTTCGCCCGCAAGGGCGTCAGGTTCTCCCTGGAGAACCTGGACGAGGCGCTCAAGGCCGGTCTGGTCCAGGAGCTCAACCTCATCATCAAGGGCGACGCGTCCGGTTCGGTGGAGGCTCTCGAATCCTCGCTGCTCCAGCTCGACGTCGGCGAAGAGGTCGACATCCGGATCCTGCACCGCGGTGTGGGTGCGGTCACCGAGTCGGACATCGACCTGGCGACCGGCTCCGACGCCATCGTCATCGGCTTCAACGTGCGCGCCGCAGGGCGTGCCGCGCAGATGGCCGAGCGCGAAGGTGTGGACGTCCGGTACTACTCGGTCATCTACCAGGCGATCGAAGAGATCGAAGCGGCCCTCAAGGGCATGCTCAAGCCGGAGTACGAAGAGGTCGAGCTCGGCACGGCGGAGATCCGCGAGATCTTCCGCTCGTCCAAGCTGGGCAACATCGCCGGTGTGCTGGTCCGCTCCGGCGAGGTCAAGCGCAACACGAAGGCGCGCCTGCTGCGCGATGGCAAGGTCATCGCGGAGAACCTCAACATCTCCGGTCTGCGCCGCTTCAAGGACGACGTCACCGAGATCCGCGAAGGGTTCGAGGGTGGTATCAACCTCGGCAACTTCAACGACATCAAGATCGACGACGTCATCGCGACGTACGAGATGCGCGAGAAGCCCCGCGGCTGA
- a CDS encoding DUF503 domain-containing protein, which yields MYVGTLSFDLLLGDVRSLKEKRSVVRPIVAELQRKFAVSAAEVGDQDLHRRARIGLAVVSGGTEHLTDVLDRCERLVAARPEVELLSVRRRLHGDEDD from the coding sequence ATGTATGTAGGGACACTGTCCTTCGATCTCCTGCTCGGCGACGTACGGTCGCTGAAGGAGAAACGCTCCGTCGTCCGGCCCATCGTGGCCGAACTCCAGCGCAAGTTCGCGGTGAGCGCGGCTGAGGTCGGCGACCAGGATCTGCACCGCAGAGCCAGGATCGGCCTCGCTGTGGTGTCCGGCGGGACGGAGCACCTCACTGATGTACTCGACCGGTGCGAGCGGCTTGTCGCCGCCCGGCCCGAGGTGGAGCTGCTGTCCGTACGACGGCGGCTGCACGGCGACGAAGACGATTGA
- the rbfA gene encoding 30S ribosome-binding factor RbfA, translating to MADNARAKKLADLIQEVVAEKLQRGIKDPRLGTHVTITDTRVTGDLREATVFYTVYGDDEERASAAAGLESAKGILRSAVGAAAGTKFTPTLAFVADALPENAKAIEDLLDRARASDAKVREASSGATYAGGADPYRKPEDETDEAAGSSDDDGDNASA from the coding sequence GTGGCCGACAACGCGCGGGCGAAGAAGCTGGCGGACCTCATCCAGGAGGTGGTCGCCGAGAAACTGCAGCGCGGCATCAAGGACCCCCGGCTGGGCACGCACGTGACCATCACGGACACCCGCGTCACCGGTGACCTGCGGGAGGCCACGGTCTTCTACACGGTCTACGGGGACGACGAGGAGAGGGCGAGCGCGGCAGCCGGTCTGGAGAGTGCCAAGGGCATCCTGCGCTCGGCGGTCGGCGCCGCGGCGGGGACGAAGTTCACCCCCACCCTCGCCTTCGTGGCGGACGCCCTGCCGGAGAACGCCAAGGCGATCGAGGACCTCCTCGACCGGGCCAGGGCGTCGGACGCCAAGGTGCGCGAGGCGTCGTCCGGCGCCACGTACGCCGGCGGCGCCGACCCGTACCGCAAGCCGGAGGACGAGACCGACGAGGCCGCCGGATCCAGCGACGACGACGGGGACAACGCCTCCGCATGA
- the truB gene encoding tRNA pseudouridine(55) synthase TruB has protein sequence MTQQNTVPDGLVIVDKPSGFTSHDVVAKMRGIAKTRRVGHAGTLDPMATGVLVLGVEKATKMLGHLALTEKEYLGTIRLGQNTVTDDAEGEITSSTDASAVTREAIDAGVAEQTGAIMQVPSKVSAIKIDGKRSYARVRGGEEFDIPARPVTVSSFRVYDVRPAVADDGTPVVDLVVSVVCSSGTYIRAIARDLGTATGVGGHLTALRRTRVGPYGLDTARTLDQLQEELTVMPAADAAAAAFPRWDVDERRARLLLNGVRLDMPGYPAGAVAAFGPDDRLLALVEEENGKAKSLAVFG, from the coding sequence ATGACACAGCAGAACACCGTGCCGGACGGCCTTGTCATCGTCGACAAGCCGTCCGGCTTCACTTCGCACGACGTCGTGGCCAAGATGCGCGGGATCGCGAAGACCCGCCGGGTCGGCCACGCGGGCACCCTCGATCCGATGGCCACGGGCGTCCTCGTCCTCGGCGTCGAGAAGGCCACCAAGATGCTCGGCCATCTGGCGCTGACCGAGAAGGAGTACCTCGGTACCATCCGGCTCGGCCAGAACACCGTCACCGACGACGCCGAGGGCGAGATCACCTCGTCCACCGACGCATCTGCGGTGACCCGTGAGGCCATCGACGCCGGGGTGGCCGAGCAGACCGGCGCCATCATGCAGGTGCCGTCCAAGGTCAGCGCCATCAAGATCGACGGAAAGCGTTCGTACGCGCGGGTGCGCGGCGGCGAGGAGTTCGACATCCCGGCCCGCCCGGTGACGGTCTCCTCGTTCCGGGTGTACGACGTCCGCCCGGCCGTCGCCGATGACGGGACGCCCGTCGTCGACCTGGTCGTCTCGGTGGTCTGCTCCTCCGGTACGTACATCCGCGCCATCGCCCGCGACCTCGGCACCGCCACCGGGGTCGGCGGCCATCTGACGGCGCTGCGCCGGACCCGGGTCGGCCCGTACGGGCTCGACACGGCCCGGACGCTGGACCAGCTCCAGGAGGAGCTGACCGTCATGCCGGCCGCCGACGCCGCAGCTGCCGCGTTCCCCCGCTGGGACGTGGACGAGAGGCGGGCCAGGCTGCTGCTCAACGGCGTCCGTCTCGACATGCCCGGCTACCCGGCCGGGGCCGTGGCCGCCTTCGGTCCCGACGATCGCCTTCTCGCCCTGGTCGAGGAGGAGAACGGCAAGGCGAAGAGCCTCGCCGTCTTCGGCTGA